CGGCAATCTGTTTCAGCGCGTCGACAACACGTAGATTGGCGTGGAACTTCTCGCCCTGGAAATTCTCGTAACGACTCCGACGGTCGTTCTCCTCGAAGCGGCTGTTGACGTCGTACTTGCCGGACAACAGGCCTTGAGCCAACGAGCCCCAGGTTACCAAAGGAGTGTCGGTTGCTTGAGTGGTTTCCGACGCTTCCTCAGCAAGACTTCGATCCACTAAGCTGTACTGAATTTGCAGAGCGCTAATCGGAGCTACTTCGGCTGCACGCTTGACCTTTTCAGGCGAAAAGTTCGAGAGGCCGATGGCACCGATTTTCCCCTCTGACCGCAGACACTCCAACTCACCGACGATCTCTTCGACGGGAGTTACGCCGTCAGGCCAGTGAACGTAGTAAAGGGGAATGCACTCCAACCGCAGCCGGCGGAGACTCGCTTCAAGTGCCGTGCGGACGTAATCAGGCGAGATATCCTTCCGCGTGTTACCTTGTAAATCCCAGCGAACACCAAACTTCGTGGCGATCACTACTTCGTGGCGGGCGTCTCCGAGTGCTTCAGAAAGCAGTTCTTCGGAGCGGCCCAAACCGTAAACATCGGCTGTATCAAAGAAGGTAACCCCAAGCTCCAGGGCCTTCCGCACCGCAGCGACTCCCTCGGCATCGCTCGAATCGTTGCCCCAGCCGTGCCCGCCCAAAGGACAGCCTCCGAAACCAAGACGGGAGACTTCGAGCCCCGAGTTGCCGAGCGTGGTTGATTCCATCAGGAAGCCCTCCGCAGTGGTCGAGTTGCGATCACCCAGAAGGTTTGCCAAAGGATAGCGATATCGCCCCAGAAGCTTCGTGTATCGACGTACTGCAAACGGAGCGCGTTCTTCTGCGGCAGAATTCGCTCGCGGAAGACTTTATCGGGATCTTCTCCGCCGACATGGGATTGGAGGTCGTGGAATTTCAGGCTCGAGAGATCGGTGATCCCGGGACGAACACTCAGTATCCGTTGTTCTTCCTGCGTGAATTGACTCGTGTACTCTTCCACTTCGGGTCGTGGACCCACGAGGCTCATGTCGCCAAAGATCACGTTGAACAGTTGCGGCAGCTCGTCGAGTTTGAAGTCGCGTAGCGTTTTACCAATGCTCGTCAGCCGAGCGTCGTTCTGGCCTGTGGTCGTTCCACCTAAGCGCTCCGCG
The genomic region above belongs to Lacipirellulaceae bacterium and contains:
- a CDS encoding aldo/keto reductase, giving the protein MESTTLGNSGLEVSRLGFGGCPLGGHGWGNDSSDAEGVAAVRKALELGVTFFDTADVYGLGRSEELLSEALGDARHEVVIATKFGVRWDLQGNTRKDISPDYVRTALEASLRRLRLECIPLYYVHWPDGVTPVEEIVGELECLRSEGKIGAIGLSNFSPEKVKRAAEVAPISALQIQYSLVDRSLAEEASETTQATDTPLVTWGSLAQGLLSGKYDVNSRFEENDRRSRYENFQGEKFHANLRVVDALKQIAARVGKSPAQTAMRWLLDTDGVGSVLFGAKRPQQVVENLGAADWQLSEASYQQLIETARDADRARAA
- a CDS encoding sugar transferase produces the protein MQEVAKRTLDLVVALVAVALLLPILISVAILVKLTSPGPVFYRGVRTARYGGEFRIFKFRTMVVNAERLGGTTTGQNDARLTSIGKTLRDFKLDELPQLFNVIFGDMSLVGPRPEVEEYTSQFTQEEQRILSVRPGITDLSSLKFHDLQSHVGGEDPDKVFRERILPQKNALRLQYVDTRSFWGDIAILWQTFWVIATRPLRRAS